In Haliscomenobacter hydrossis DSM 1100, the DNA window CCGCCTTATCCAAACAGATCCAGGAACTGGAAAAAGAGTTGAAGGTATCCCTGTTTACGCGCAACAAACGCAAGGTCTCCCTGACGCCAGCGGGCCTCTACTTGTGGCAGGAAGCCAAACACTTGTTGGCCCAAGTGGAAGAAATCCGCAACCACCTGCCCATGATTGAACGGGGCGAGCAAGGCGAAATTCGCTTGGGCTATGTGGGGTCTTGTATCCATACTTTTTTGCCTGAAATCCTGGTGGAGTTGAACCAGCGCTACCCGGCGGTGCAAACTTATTTATCGGAAATGACCACCGCCTCTCAATTGGAAGCGCTGCAAAAAGGGATGTTGGATGTGGCCTTTGTACGCAATCCTCCTTTCGATGCACGCTGGGATACCCGCCTGATGTACCGGGAGACTTTTGCGCTGGTTTTACCCGCAGATCATCCGGTGGAAGCCACAAATTTTCCGGGTTTGAGCGCTTTTGCCGCCGAAAAATTCATCCTTACCACGCGCCAGGATGGAGCGGCTTACCACAATCAACAGTTGAGCATTTGTCAGGATGCGGGTTTTTATCCCCACATCGTACACGAAACGGTGCACGGCCATACGGTTTTGCAATTGATTGAAAAAAAACTGGGCATCTCCCTCTTGCCTACGTCGTTTTGCCGGGTGACCACTACTGCGGTGAAATTCATCGAGCTCAAAGACATTCCTCAACGCGCAGAAATTACGGCTTTGTGGGAAAGGGAGAATCCGAATCCGGTATTGAGGGGATTTTTGGAGGTGCTGGTACGGGAAGGGGAAAAATGTAGAGGCTGAGTAGACCCAAAAAACTTGTTTGTTCAACCTGCATCCGAATAAAAATCATAATGAGTCCCTTTCAACTCATCATGAAAACCCCAACCAATATTGCGGGTGTCTCTTACAATTTTACTGGCTCGCTCAACAAACTTACCGAGCAAATTCTCTTTTTTCATTAGGGTCAATGCCTGAAGATAGGTTTTTTCTAAACTCGAATAAAAAGCTTCATCAATATCGCCGTATTCATTGGTGAATTGCACCCCCGTTTCCACGTAAAACAGCATCAGGTCTGCAATTAACTCCGTTGAGGTTCCGAGCTTTTTGAAATCACTGATGGCTTGTTTGCCCTCTTTGAGTTTAAACCCAAAACCTCGTTTGGGGTAAAAGGCTTCATAAACCTTGTCGCGGTATTTTTTAAACAACGCAACTTCGTCGGGCTGTACGTAAAAGTCAAAAAACTCCTTTGCCGACTTGTTCTTTTTGTACAGGTCTGCGATCAAGTCGATCAGTTGGTCTTTGTCGAGTTTTTTGAGTTCTTTTTTTAGGTTGATTAGGCTCATGTGTTGGTTGGTTTGCGGCGTTAGCAACTACGCTGTTCCGACGTTTAGGAGGTATGGGAGTAGCTGCTGTGTTCTGCGCATATTTTTCTGTTCACATTGAGGGAATTAAGCTGACTTTTTGAATGTCAACTTGTTTTTTACGCGCTTATATTCCACTGCCCGTTTTTCCGTATCCAGCTTAATGTCTTCTTCCAATTTCCTGGAATGAAGTCGATACCAATAAGTAGCAGGTATCATGTTGTTGCTGTGGTGTTCGAGCCGATACATCAATTCCAGGTTCGGGCTCTCTTTGTCATTCAGGATGCGGCTTAGTTTGGTCTTATGGATGTCTAAATCAGCAGCAAAATCGGTACTGCTTTTTTTCAAAAGACCAATGTATTGCTTCAACTGGCTTGAAAAGGAATAACTGGCCATAAATTCAGACTGATTGAAGTAATCTTTCATCAATAACTTCATCCGCATCAATTCACTTTGCAGGATTTGTTCATCCGACATCTCTTTCAATCTTTCAAAGCGAAGCTTACGAAATTCCTCATCAGCTTGTTTTCGTTCTTCAGCTGTCATTGTGCTTCTGAAAACAAAACTTTCGACAATTTCTTCCTCAGATAATTCCTTCCTCACATCCTCGTAGGTTGGTTCTTTTATCTTACTCATCTCCAAGATATTTGTTGATTAAAGTTTGTGAAGCAGACCCTTCTATTCCCAAATAGCGGCCATATTGCCTAAATCCATAGTTGGACTGATAGTGATCGATCAACAGGGTTTTAGGCTCTAGCGATACAAATCCATAGTACCCTCTTTTTATTGCCAGCTCTGCTGCAAATGCAATTAGACATCCGGCAATAAAGTCCAAGGCTTTGTCTTTTCCACGATGTGGTTTGGATACCTCCAGTAGATGTAGATGTATTCTATATTCTTCAGGAATATCAATCAAAGACATCAAGCCGAGTATCCTGTTCTCCTCTGACAACAAGTAAATCTTGTAAACTTCGTATTCTTTTTCTGTCTCCCAGTCAAATGAAAAATCGGAATCTTTTTTAATGGCGCTATAGTCTTTGTTCGCAACTTCAGAAATTACGGCTTCTAAAGACTTACCGGAGAGACTATGCTTTAGCTTCATAAAATTGGATTCTAGCGTTGCGAAGATAAGCAAAAAAGTTTACAAAATCAATAAACTTTAGTGGTTTGTTTTTTGGAGCTACTGGTGCGGGAGGAGGAAAGTAGCAGCGGAGTAGATCCAAACAATTAAATTCGAAATTAGCCCTTGATGATCTGGCTTGCCTTGTAGATATCCACAATGAAATTTCCCAATATTTGCCCCATTTTATCCCCATGCTTATTCATCCATTGGCGAACTTCACGATCAGTAATTTTTACCACAACAGATATTTCTTCGTCATTGGCAGCATTTTTTTCTATTTGCGCGGCCAACTGTATTTTTTCTTCCCAACTCATTTTGAGTGGTTCTTTGCTCCATTCAACTTCATCAAAATCAGGGTCGTATGCTATGTCCTCATCATTGTAGTAAATGTTTTGTTCAGGCAATAAAACGCCGTGCTCAGCCAACGCCAAGGCATCAACAGCCCGAACTTGAGTATCCTGCAAATCCTCGATAACCAGCCCTTCCAGGCTTTCATTGTTTCTGGCCATTGCAATGGCTTGTTTAACTTTTACTTTCATGGGCAGATTGTTTTGATAATAGCATGTATTTTTTGAGAACGTTTATGTATAAGCCGTGGCGCTAAGCAAAAAATAAAAAAATGTCCTCCTTATTAGCGCCATGGATTATACATTTTGTTGCCAGCTGTGCCATTTCTCAACTCTTTTCTTTAATACTCTTTCCAACTGCGAATAAAACTTTGTCCACGTGATAAGAGTAATTGTCATTGTCGCGAAGTTCTCTTGTCAAGTCAGTCCGCAACCATAATTTGTATTGGTCGATTAACTCTTTCTCCTTTTTTGTTATGAGTGAAAGTCGTTTTAATCGGTCAAGCTTTTCCTTGTCACCGTTAGCTTTATATACTCCAAATGCTCTCAATACATGTTGGTCAATTATTGGTTCTCCAGGTTTCTTGGTCAAATACTTTCCGAATTGATAAAACACAAGTCCGTTTTCTTTTTCGTCTTGCTGTCCAGATACAATTCCTTCAATTATGTGTTTTACTTTTTTCAAGTCCCCATTTTTCCATGAAACCGAATAGAGAAGTTTTGTCAAAGGGTCTGCGTTTGAGAGGTCAGCCAGTAAATTGTCCGCTGTGATGACTCCTTTTTCTTTTAATTCTTCAATTTCTTGTTTCGTTATTTTGAATTTAAGTCGCGGATATACTTTGTCGTCCATTCGATTCTTCTTGTCGATCTTTAAGTCGTCAAGAATTTTCTCAACGTCTTCAATGGTCTTTGAAGTCAGTAATCTCTCAAATGTCCTTGTTACTATTTCCATGGTCTAAACTGTCCAACGGCATTGCTGGCAACATGTCTTATACGCAACTCCTCTTCTTCTAGCCCGCTCATTGCCGAAGTAGATATTGACGGCAATGAGCTTAAAGCTACAAGAAAAAAAGTAAAATAAGTACACATTCTACCTGGTTTTTTCAGCGGAAGGCTGGTCAACTTACCATTTTCAATTTCCGCATTTTGACTATTTTCATCTCCTTGATAAATCACAAAAATGTTCTATTTCCAATCACCCCATTGCTCCAAAACCAAACATTCCTCACCTTTACCCCAAACCAAAGAATATGGATCATCCAATCATTCTTTCCAACCAACAAATCGGAACCCGCTTGAGCGAATTGCGCAAGCGCAAATGCAGTATTTACCACTCATAAAAGCCGACCTCCAGTTGCTAAAAGCCAGTGAAAAAGAGATCATCGATAAGGTCATTGACTACATGAGTGATTGGTCACAGAACTTGTTTAGCCAGTACGTCAATAATGACATGCCATTGAAGGCTTCCAAAAATGGGGAGGTAATTGGATATGAACTGGTTTTTTACCGGGAACTGCCCTATTCTTTGAAGTTGTATTAACCAGTGTTCAGGAATTTGCTCAAATCCATCTATCATCTTGAAACCCGCTGTTTCAACGGCGGGATTGAAGCCTCCCGATACTCACATCTATCATCTTTGCCAGATCATGCATCAAAACAATGTGAAAGTAGATGTGTGATCTGGCAAAGATGATAGATGTGAAGGGAGGTAGCCTCTGGGCCCGCCGATAAAGCGGCGGGTTACAAGATGATAAATGCGCTTATCGGCAATGCAAGAGCTCGTTTAAGTTTTTGAGGCAATATCAATCGACAATAAATTAATTTCGAATCCTTTTAAAAATCCCCCTTTTTAGAAAAAAAACGAACATGTACAACGAATAAACCCCAATTTTGCACAAACCCACACTCAATGCACAAAATCTTCGGCATTCGCCACCACGGTCCCGGCTCCGCCCAACGACTCCTCCGCGCCCTGGAGCGGTGGCAGCCCGACTGTGTACTCATCGAATTGCCTGAAGATTGCCACCCGGCTTTGAGGTGGATTGGCCATACCGATCTGGAGCCTCCGGTAGCCTTGCTGCTGTACAATCCGCAACAATTGCAGCAGGCCAGTTTTTTGCCGTTTGCCGTTTTTTCGCCCGAGTGGCAAGCTTTGCAGTACGCCCAGCGCGTGGGCATTCCCGCTCGCCCAATGGATCTACCCATGGCGCATACCTTTGCCCTGCGTGACGAGGCCAGCACCCTGCCCCAGCTGCAATTGAGTGAAGCGCCCGATCCGGAAATGGTGCTTATGTTGCGCGACCCCATGCATTACCTCGCTACCCTGGCGGGCTACGACGACAGCGAGCGCTGGTGGGAGCACACCTTTGAAACCTACAGCGACGACAACGCCGTGTTCGAGGCCATACTGGAGATGATGACCGCCCTGCGGCAAGAAGGGCTACGCATGGAGAGCACCGAAACCCTCCTGCGCGAGGCATTTATGCGCAAAACCATTCGGCAGGCGCAAAAAGAAGGATTTCAACGCATTGCCGTAGTCTGCGGCGCCTGGCACTCGCCCGCTTTGCACGACCTGAGCCAATATCTTCCCAAAAATGACAACGCCCTATTGCGGGGGCTGAAAAAAGTAAAAACCCGGTGCACCTGGATTCCCTGGAGTTACGACAGACTGGCTTTTCAGTCGGGTTATGCGGCAGGCGTGCTTTCACCTGCCTGGTACGAATTGTTGTTTCAATACCCTGAACAGCACGGTCTGCGCTGGTTGATCCGGGTGGCCCAACTGCTGCGCGACAAACACCAGGATGCCTCCGCGGCGCATGTGCAAGAAGCAGTGCGGTTGGCCGATGCCCTGGCTGCGCTGCGGCACCGCGCCACGACGGGCATTGGGGAACTGGAAGAAGCCGCGCTGGCGGTGTTTGGTGCCGGAGATCCAGCGCCGTTGAAACTCATCCATCAGGAACTGATCGTGGGTAAGGTACGTGGTAATGTACCTGCGCAAGTCAGCGGCATTCCGCTGCAAGAAGATTTTGAGTCCTGCATCAAAAGCTCCGGCCTGAACAAGGAGTACCGCAGCTTTAGCGCCAAAGAAGAACCCAAAAAGCTCGATCTGCGCACCCCCTCTAATTTACGGGCCAGCCACTTGTTGCACCGTTTGCTCATTTTGGGCGTGCATTGGGCTGCACCCACGCCAGTGTCGGACAAGGCCAAAGGCAGTTTTCATGAATTGTGGCGCTTTAGCGATTGGACGCCTGAATTCATCATTCGTTTGATCGAGATGGGCATGTGGGGCAATACCATCGAAGAAGCTTCTCTGCGCTACGTATTGCACCTGGTGCATAGTGAAGACAGCCTTTCTCTGCTGTTGCAACGTTTTGGGGAAGTACTCAAAGCCGACTTGCCCGCGGCGATTGGCACCATGACCAAACGTTTGCAAGAACTGGGGGCTCAAACCCGCGATGTCTTGTCCTTGCTGGAGGCTTTGCCCCCGCTCGCCAATATTCTGCGTTATGGCAACACCCGCCAAACCGACGCCCAGGCAGTAAGGGAACTCCTGGACCAACTCTTGCCCAGGGTTTGTATCGGACTACCCGCTGCTTGCCGGCATTTGGACGAGGAACCCGCCCGCCAATTTTTTCGGCTCTTGCAAGAGGGCAACCGCGCCGTGGCTTTGTTGAATGAAAAAGAAGCCACTGTCCTATGGAATGAAGCTCTGGCGGGAGTGATGCAGGCGCGAGGCACCCATCCATTGTTGGCTGGCATCTGTACCCGGATGTTATTGGACAAAAAACAGCTAGAGCCTGCTCAGGCGGGTACCGAACTTTCCGCAGCACTCTCCCGAGCTGCGGGGATCAGCGATGCCGCTCAATGGCTGGAAGGTTTTTTGCACGGCAGTGGGCAGTTGCTCATCCACACACCAGCCTTGTGGAGTTTGTTGAACGACTGGATGAGTACCTTACCGTATGAGGTGTTTCGGGAGGCCTTGCCGGTATTGCGCCGAACCTTCTCCAAGTTCACGCCCCCCGAGCGCCAGGAAATGTTGAATTTTGCCAAAGGCAGCGGGCCAAGCAAAAAAACACAACACCAAAGCTTTGACCCTCAACGAGCGCATCAACTCAATCCCATTCTGCGTCAACTGCTGGGCGAAGCAGCGAAAAATTAAGCAGAAGTTAACCTTTCATTCATCCTCAATTTACCTTGTAGCCTTTTCTTTGTGCTCATCAAAGGGTTTATTTGTTATCGTAATTTCATTCATTCCCTTGCTCAAGAAGCAAATCTTTCCTGCAATCTAAAGTCGCTTTCGATACCGGCTCCAAGGCTCCCAAGCTTGGGGCCGGATCTTTTTTGTATCTAGCTTGTTTTATGTAAAGCCAACGGTTTTTCCACAATCTCCGTCTAACTATTAAAATTCGATCCAAATGAAACGCAATTTATTCCTGTTCTCGCTGTGGTGTACCATGAGCCTCAGCCTTTTTCAATGTGAAGGCAACGACGAACCAAGTCCAAACAGTAGTACCCTCAGCTGTGCCCAAAATCCCGATGTATGCAAACTCGGGGAAGCCACGAACCAATTTGGGTTCGATATCTTTAAAAAACTGAATGCAGACAAACCAGACGATAACCTGTTCATCTCTCCGCTGAGCATCAGTTCTGCTTTGAGCATGACCCTCAACGGTGCCAATGGCAAAACCAAAGAAGAAATGCTCAAGGTGTTGGGTGCCGGCAAAATTAGTCTGGATGAACTCAATCAGTCCTACCAAACCTTGTTAAAGGAATTGCCTAACCTAGACCCCAAGGTCAAAGTTGACATTGCCAATTCCATCTGGTACCGCCAGGGCTTTGCCGTAAACCCGGCATTTTTGAATACCAATACGACTTATTACAACAGTGAAGTGCGGCCCCTTGACTTCAGCAAACCAGATGCAAAAGACATCATCAACAAATGGGTGAGTGACAAAACCAATAAGCTTATCCCTAGCATCATTGATCAAATTCAGGACAATTCGGTGATGTTTTTGATCAACGCCATTTATTTCAAAGGAACCTGGCGCAGACAATTTGACACCAAAAAAACCTATGACGGCGATTTTACCACCGAAAAAAATGTCCAAGTGCCGGTGAAAATGATGTCATATGGTAATAGTTTGGTGAAATTGTCTTATTTTAGCAATGATAAATTGCATGCGGTTAAACTTCCTTATGCGGATTCGGTCTATTCCATGACCGTAATTCTCCCCAAGGAAGGATTTGCGGTGAAAGACATTTTACCGGAGCTGACACTAACCAATTGGAATTCCTGGAATAAAGCCTATTCGGCTGAAGAGATATTTTTTGCCCTACCAAAATTCAGCTTGCGTTATGAAAACAGCTTAAATGCCAGTTTAGAAGCATTGGGTATGCCTACTGCTTTTATCCCCAGTCAGGCTGATTTTTCTGGCATTGCTACTGGACAGGAATTGTCTATTTCCAATGTTAAGCACAAAGCATTCATTGAAGTAGACGAGGCGGGAACCAAGGCAGCAGCGGCTACATCTGTTGAAATTGTAGTGACTTCTGTTCCCAATAATCCACAGTTCATTGTAAATCGTCCGTTTATCTTTGTCATCAGTGAGAGCCGTACCAATCAGGCCATCTTTATTGGCAAAATGATGAATCCGACTAGCGACAAATAGTCTCTTGAATATACCACCCAACTCTACTGAGTTTTTCTGAGACAACTAGTAAACCGTAATAATTTTGGGCAGCTCACTTCGGTGGGCTGCCTTTTTTTGTACAGCTTAGTCCTTTTTCATACCTTTGCTGCCCAATGTTTTAGCCTACCAACCAAATGTTACCACTTTATCGTGTAAATAGTGTGTAAAAGTCAACACCATACAACTGTAACCGCAAATGTTTTGAGTTATGAAAGTACTGAAGTTTGGAGGCTCTTCGGTGGGTACTCCTGATCGAATTCGTGGGATTGTTGCTATTTTGAAAAGTTATGCTGATCGGGGCGATCACTTCACGGTAGTGTTTTCTGCCTTTGGAGGGGTAACCGATTCCTTGATCACCATGGGTGGTCTCGCCGCCAAAGGAGATGAATCTTATTATGAACATTTTCTTGCCTTTAGCAAAAGGCATTTGGATGCCGCCAGAGATTTATTGCAAGAGCCTTATTTGAGCGAGGTACTGTCTGGTTTGGAAAACAACCACGAGGTTTTGAAGAATCTGTTATATGGGATTTTTCTGGTGCGCGAAGCCTCGACCCGCACAATGGATTATGTGATTAGTTTTGGTGAACGGAACTCCGCATTCATCATTGCCCATACTCTCCAACAAGCTGGCCTCAACGCCTCCTATCTGGATGCCCGTAAAATCATCTCTACCGATAAAAATTTTGGCAATGCCAAAGTTGATTTGGCAATGACTTACGGAAAAATCAAAAAACAATACATTCAAAACTCAGATATTCAAGTAGTTACGGGATTTATTGCCGCTGCTAAAGGTGGTTTGACCACTACCCTTGGTCGAGGAGGATCTGACTACACCGCCGCGCTAATCGCCGCTGGACTCGATGCTGATTCGCTAGAGATTTGGACCGATGTTGATGGGGTGATGACGGCTGACCCACGAAGGGTAAAAAAGGCTTTCTCCATTCCGGTAATGACTTACGCGGAAGCGATGGAGATGTCGCACTTTGGTGCCAAGGTGATTTATCCCCCCACCATTCAACCCGTGTTGGCCAAGAAGATCCCGATGTGGATCAAAAACACCTTCAATCCCTCACACCCGGGTACCTTGGTTTCGGACAAAGAAGATGACGTACGTACACCCGTAAAAGGGATTTCTTCCATTGGCAATATTGCCTTGCTCACCTTACAAGGCAGCGGTTTGTTTGGCGTACCCGGAATCGCGGCGCGGTTGTTCGGCTCGCTGGCGAGTGCGGGCATCAACGTCATCTTGATCACCCAAGGCTCCTCCGAGCACTCGATCAGTTTTGCGGTCCAACCCGACAAGGCGGTTAAAGCGCGCAAGCAAGTTGAGAAGGAATTCGAACACGAAGTCCAATCCGGTTTAGTGGATCCCGTACGGATGGAAGCGGAATTGTCGGTAGTGGCCATCATTGGGGAACACATGCGCTACCTGCCGGGGATATCGGGACGTTTGTTCCAGGCCTTAGGACAAAACGGGATCAACGTAGTGGCCATCGCCCAGGGTTCTTCCGAA includes these proteins:
- the thrA gene encoding bifunctional aspartate kinase/homoserine dehydrogenase I codes for the protein MKVLKFGGSSVGTPDRIRGIVAILKSYADRGDHFTVVFSAFGGVTDSLITMGGLAAKGDESYYEHFLAFSKRHLDAARDLLQEPYLSEVLSGLENNHEVLKNLLYGIFLVREASTRTMDYVISFGERNSAFIIAHTLQQAGLNASYLDARKIISTDKNFGNAKVDLAMTYGKIKKQYIQNSDIQVVTGFIAAAKGGLTTTLGRGGSDYTAALIAAGLDADSLEIWTDVDGVMTADPRRVKKAFSIPVMTYAEAMEMSHFGAKVIYPPTIQPVLAKKIPMWIKNTFNPSHPGTLVSDKEDDVRTPVKGISSIGNIALLTLQGSGLFGVPGIAARLFGSLASAGINVILITQGSSEHSISFAVQPDKAVKARKQVEKEFEHEVQSGLVDPVRMEAELSVVAIIGEHMRYLPGISGRLFQALGQNGINVVAIAQGSSELNISVVINRADESKALNALHEAFFLSDTSVVNVFMVGVGLIGSTLLKQIKAHAEFLKKEHSLEIKVVGLANSKKLIFNENGIDLDNWRDQLSASDTPMKIKDFVERMKSMNLSSSIFIDNTANEQIAQHYNEVLDASISISTPNKVAASSGYELYLKLKKTAKKRGILFLYETNVGAGLPVISTLNDLIVSGDRILKIEAVLSGSLSFIFNSFKPGISFSSIVLEAQKRGFTEPDPRVDLNGIDVRRKLIILARETGLPLEAEDVVIHPVLPDACRNAPNVEAFFAELKQADDHFTKLAEAAAAEGKVLRMVASLENGIASIGLQSVDATHPFYQLSGSDNMIVFTSERYKERPLVVRGPGAGAEVTAAGIFSEIIKIGNYLN
- a CDS encoding GNAT family N-acetyltransferase, with amino-acid sequence MKLKHSLSGKSLEAVISEVANKDYSAIKKDSDFSFDWETEKEYEVYKIYLLSEENRILGLMSLIDIPEEYRIHLHLLEVSKPHRGKDKALDFIAGCLIAFAAELAIKRGYYGFVSLEPKTLLIDHYQSNYGFRQYGRYLGIEGSASQTLINKYLGDE
- a CDS encoding serpin family protein, whose protein sequence is MKRNLFLFSLWCTMSLSLFQCEGNDEPSPNSSTLSCAQNPDVCKLGEATNQFGFDIFKKLNADKPDDNLFISPLSISSALSMTLNGANGKTKEEMLKVLGAGKISLDELNQSYQTLLKELPNLDPKVKVDIANSIWYRQGFAVNPAFLNTNTTYYNSEVRPLDFSKPDAKDIINKWVSDKTNKLIPSIIDQIQDNSVMFLINAIYFKGTWRRQFDTKKTYDGDFTTEKNVQVPVKMMSYGNSLVKLSYFSNDKLHAVKLPYADSVYSMTVILPKEGFAVKDILPELTLTNWNSWNKAYSAEEIFFALPKFSLRYENSLNASLEALGMPTAFIPSQADFSGIATGQELSISNVKHKAFIEVDEAGTKAAAATSVEIVVTSVPNNPQFIVNRPFIFVISESRTNQAIFIGKMMNPTSDK
- a CDS encoding DUF6155 family protein, with the translated sequence MSLINLKKELKKLDKDQLIDLIADLYKKNKSAKEFFDFYVQPDEVALFKKYRDKVYEAFYPKRGFGFKLKEGKQAISDFKKLGTSTELIADLMLFYVETGVQFTNEYGDIDEAFYSSLEKTYLQALTLMKKENLLGKFVERASKIVRDTRNIGWGFHDELKGTHYDFYSDAG
- a CDS encoding LysR substrate-binding domain-containing protein yields the protein MDLRQLRSFTILAEELHFGRAANKLFIVQPALSKQIQELEKELKVSLFTRNKRKVSLTPAGLYLWQEAKHLLAQVEEIRNHLPMIERGEQGEIRLGYVGSCIHTFLPEILVELNQRYPAVQTYLSEMTTASQLEALQKGMLDVAFVRNPPFDARWDTRLMYRETFALVLPADHPVEATNFPGLSAFAAEKFILTTRQDGAAYHNQQLSICQDAGFYPHIVHETVHGHTVLQLIEKKLGISLLPTSFCRVTTTAVKFIELKDIPQRAEITALWERENPNPVLRGFLEVLVREGEKCRG
- a CDS encoding DUF5682 family protein, translating into MHKIFGIRHHGPGSAQRLLRALERWQPDCVLIELPEDCHPALRWIGHTDLEPPVALLLYNPQQLQQASFLPFAVFSPEWQALQYAQRVGIPARPMDLPMAHTFALRDEASTLPQLQLSEAPDPEMVLMLRDPMHYLATLAGYDDSERWWEHTFETYSDDNAVFEAILEMMTALRQEGLRMESTETLLREAFMRKTIRQAQKEGFQRIAVVCGAWHSPALHDLSQYLPKNDNALLRGLKKVKTRCTWIPWSYDRLAFQSGYAAGVLSPAWYELLFQYPEQHGLRWLIRVAQLLRDKHQDASAAHVQEAVRLADALAALRHRATTGIGELEEAALAVFGAGDPAPLKLIHQELIVGKVRGNVPAQVSGIPLQEDFESCIKSSGLNKEYRSFSAKEEPKKLDLRTPSNLRASHLLHRLLILGVHWAAPTPVSDKAKGSFHELWRFSDWTPEFIIRLIEMGMWGNTIEEASLRYVLHLVHSEDSLSLLLQRFGEVLKADLPAAIGTMTKRLQELGAQTRDVLSLLEALPPLANILRYGNTRQTDAQAVRELLDQLLPRVCIGLPAACRHLDEEPARQFFRLLQEGNRAVALLNEKEATVLWNEALAGVMQARGTHPLLAGICTRMLLDKKQLEPAQAGTELSAALSRAAGISDAAQWLEGFLHGSGQLLIHTPALWSLLNDWMSTLPYEVFREALPVLRRTFSKFTPPERQEMLNFAKGSGPSKKTQHQSFDPQRAHQLNPILRQLLGEAAKN